From Halomarina ordinaria:
GCGTCCACGGCGGGGTGACCTCGGGCGTCCCCTTCACCAACGAGGCCGGCCGTCGCCTCCTGCGGGCGCTCGCCGACGCCGACCTGCTCGAGAGCGCCGGCGAGGGCCCCGTCGTGAACCGGACGTTCCTCTCGTACCTGCACATGTGCGTCGTCGAGGGGACGCCGACCGAGGCCGAGTACGTGGAGATGGAGCGCTTCTTCGACGCCGAGTTGCGCGCCATCGCCGCTCACGTCCTCCTGCCGGTCGGCGAGCGGGCGATTCGCCACGTCCTCGGGCAGTACACGGCCCGGCGCGTCACCCCCGACCTCGACGCGGCCACGCTCCACGCGACGGAGATACGCGGCAGCGGCTTCCTCGTCTACCCCATCCGCGACCCGAGCGAGTGGGGAGAAGGGGACGAGGAGACGCTCGTCGAGTCGCTACAGCGGCTCCAGGCGGGCGATTTCTACCGAGAAGTCGACCTCGGACGGTTCATGCCGGGGGACGAACCCTACCGGGTCCGGTGATCAGAGCGGCGGGACGAAGTACGTCCCCTCGTCCGGGACGAGGAAGAGGTCGTAGAGGTTGAGCGCGACGACGCCGATGACTGCCACCAGAACGACGGTCCGGAGCGCCCACAGCCACACCGTCGCGATGCCGGGCGAGTTCGACCCCTCGCGCAGTTCCGCGACGGCGTCCGCGCCGAGGACCCACCCGACGAACAGCACGACGAACAGCACCGCCAGCGGGAGGAACAGCGCGACGGAGATGTTGTCGAACCAGGTGAGCCAGGCGGTGTCCCACGCCGAGGGGACGCCGAGCAGGAAGATGCCGGCGCCGAGGCCCACCGCCGTCGGGAGGCGGGCGAAGCCGTAGTTGTCGACGAGGTAGGCGACGACGGTCTCGAGGAGGCTGATGGCCGATGAGAGCGCCGCCACGAGGACGACGGCGAAGAAGACGAAGCCGACCGCCTGGCCGACGACGCTCCCGCCGGGGAGTTCCGCCAGCGCAGTCGGGATAGCGACGAAGACGGCGCCGGGACCGCCCTCGGCGCTTATCTCGCCGCCGGACTGGATGGCGAGCAGCGGCAGGACGACGAGGCCGGCGAGGATGCCGACGCCGGTGTTGGCTACCGCGACGGTGAGGCCGTCCGAGAGGAGGCTGTCGTCCTTGCCGAGGTAGGAGGCGTACGTTATCATCACGCTGTAGCCGAGCGAGAGCGAGAACAGCGCCTGACCGACCGCGGCGGGGATGACCGTCCCGGCGTTGTCGACGATGGCGCCGAAGTCGGCGGTGAACAGGAAGTCGTAGCCCGCGCCGGCCCCCTCCAGCGTGAAGGCGTACACGGCCAGACCGAGCAGGAGGACGACGATACTCGGAACCATGAACTTCGTCGCCAGTTCGATGCCGTCCTCGATCCCGAAGGCGACGATACCGACGGTGAGGAGCATGAACAGCGCGTGGACGACGACCGACTCGATGCCCACCGAGACGGTGCCGAAGTAGGTGCCGGGGTCGGCGAGCGCCGCGCCCGTCGTCGCGCCGACGATGTACCGTATCACCCACCCGCCGATGACGCTGTAGTACGAGAGCGTCCACCCGGCGGCGACGACGCCGATGGCGCCGACGAACCACCACCGCGGTCGGCCGAGTTTCGAGAACGCCCCGATGGCACTCGTCTTCGCCCGACGACCGATGACGAACTCCGCGAGGATGGCCGGAATCCCGATGACGAGGACGGCGGCGAGGTAGACGGTGAGGAACGCCGCCCCCCCGTTCGCCGACGCCTGGAACG
This genomic window contains:
- a CDS encoding sodium-dependent transporter translates to MAEREMWATRIGFILAAIGSAVGLGNIWRFPFQASANGGAAFLTVYLAAVLVIGIPAILAEFVIGRRAKTSAIGAFSKLGRPRWWFVGAIGVVAAGWTLSYYSVIGGWVIRYIVGATTGAALADPGTYFGTVSVGIESVVVHALFMLLTVGIVAFGIEDGIELATKFMVPSIVVLLLGLAVYAFTLEGAGAGYDFLFTADFGAIVDNAGTVIPAAVGQALFSLSLGYSVMITYASYLGKDDSLLSDGLTVAVANTGVGILAGLVVLPLLAIQSGGEISAEGGPGAVFVAIPTALAELPGGSVVGQAVGFVFFAVVLVAALSSAISLLETVVAYLVDNYGFARLPTAVGLGAGIFLLGVPSAWDTAWLTWFDNISVALFLPLAVLFVVLFVGWVLGADAVAELREGSNSPGIATVWLWALRTVVLVAVIGVVALNLYDLFLVPDEGTYFVPPL
- a CDS encoding uracil-DNA glycosylase family protein; its protein translation is MKNVTDRTTNPFGMRPPCERYVAGYGDANADFHVVGDHPGVHGGVTSGVPFTNEAGRRLLRALADADLLESAGEGPVVNRTFLSYLHMCVVEGTPTEAEYVEMERFFDAELRAIAAHVLLPVGERAIRHVLGQYTARRVTPDLDAATLHATEIRGSGFLVYPIRDPSEWGEGDEETLVESLQRLQAGDFYREVDLGRFMPGDEPYRVR